Proteins encoded in a region of the Lolium rigidum isolate FL_2022 unplaced genomic scaffold, APGP_CSIRO_Lrig_0.1 contig_10342_1, whole genome shotgun sequence genome:
- the LOC124680217 gene encoding protein transport protein Sec61 subunit beta-like, which produces MVANGDAPARGSAAAAASLRRRRPAGGAGGAAGGGGGGASTMLQFYTDETAGRKMSPNAVLIMSIGFIAVVAVLHVFGKLYRTPN; this is translated from the coding sequence ATGGTGGCCAATGGTGATGCACCCGCCAGAGGGAGCGCGGCAGCTGCTGCAAGCCTGCGCAGGCGTCGTCCCGCAGGCGGTGCAGGTGGTGCtgctggaggtggtggtggtggcgccagtACGATGCTTCAGTTCTACACCGATGAGACTGCTGGGCGCAAGATGTCCCCGAACGCCGTTCTGATCATGAGCATTGGGTTTATTGCTGTCGTTGCTGTGCTGCATGTTTTCGGCAAGCTGTACCGCACCCCCAACTAG
- the LOC124680222 gene encoding uncharacterized protein LOC124680222, translating into MRRGKAKKEKEKAPLGVTLDKVATLSPHRCRWPGWCWDDADLEDGDVGLVRIDPWTGRSLAAIETTFSQRDYVTTAWLSEIASLLRGHRLRAPLVVGLVALRGRPPSESYWNSKGHPQHRGNPIRCIALCVGGSHALVYQPDCRYLNHTGGLLPFRDDNRMKSLREFLGDKRVVVACVGAAKVAKKLAEEWGLHVARPRELTDLFAHAYGKEAGVEPEVLPGKPEWSYSWMSVEGAKRARAHAEVEQQLYQEKSKPGRWIPKVIEVLSMEYMAREALGKDMRLTPWPAKLADLDWGRLDLENEHCMYATRDAYLCFDIAAHCLPKIGEPVA; encoded by the coding sequence ATGAGGAGGGGAAAggcaaagaaggagaaggagaaggcacCCCTCGGTGTCACCCTGGACAAGGTCGCCACACTCTCACCCCACCGCTGCAGGTGGCCTGGCTGGTGCTGGGACGACGCCGACCTGGAAGACGGCGACGTCGGCCTGGTCCGCATCGACCCCTGGACAGGGCGCAGCCTCGCCGCCATCGAGACCACCTTCTCCCAGCGCGACTACGTCACCACCGCGTGGCTGAGCGAGATCGCCTCCCTCctccgcggccaccgcctccgcgcgCCCCTCGTCGTCGGCCTCGTCGCGCTCCGCGGCCGCCCTCCCAGCGAGTCGTACTGGAACAGCAAAGGCCACCCGCAGCACCGCGGCAACCCCATCCGCTGCATCGCGCTCTGCGTCGGCGGATCCCACGCGCTCGTCTACCAGCCCGACTGCCGCTACCTCAACCACACCGGCGGCCTGCTCCCCTTCAGGGACGACAACAGGATGAAGAGCCTCCGCGAGTTCCTGGGCGACAAGCGCGTCGTCGTGGCCTGCGTCGGCGCGGCGAAGGTGGCGAAGAAGCTGGCGGAGGAGTGGGGGCTGcacgtggcgcggccaagggagcTGACGGATCTGTTCGCGCACGCCTACGGGAAGGAGGCCGGCGTGGAGCCCGAGGTGCTGCCGGGGAAGCCGGAGTGGAGCTACTCCTGGATGAGCGTCGAGGGGGCCAAGAGGGCGCGGGCGCATGCCGAGGTGGAGCAGCAGCTGTATCAGGAGAAGAGCAAGCCGGGGAGGTGGATCCCCAAGGTGATCGAGGTGCTGAGCATGGAGTACATGGCGCGGGAGGCGCTGGGCAAGGACATGCGGCTCACGCCGTGGCCCGCGAAGCTGGCCGACTTGGACTGGGGCCGCCTCGACCTGGAGAACGAGCACTGTATGTACGCCACGCGCGACGCCTACCTCTGCTTCGACATCGCCGCCCACTGCCTCCCGAAGATCGGCGAGCCCGTTGCCTGA